The following are encoded together in the Thermus filiformis genome:
- a CDS encoding YceD family protein, producing MDYREVQSINLARLLKEGGTAGASGVVRDAFFAGEERFPLQGEAHWKVSVTSVGEGEFWLSGEVEGVALMECRRCLKPTPVPVHAYFQHMLHYRQGAEGVEFHEETEEEYYIFGEPDLDLSGFLAEAFITEMPYTALCDENCRGLCPVCGADRNLVDCGHEAEEHHPLRALKGLLPEL from the coding sequence ATGGATTACCGCGAGGTGCAGAGCATCAACCTGGCCCGCTTGCTCAAGGAGGGCGGGACCGCGGGCGCCTCCGGGGTGGTGCGGGACGCCTTCTTCGCGGGGGAAGAACGCTTCCCCCTACAGGGCGAGGCGCACTGGAAGGTGAGCGTGACCTCCGTGGGCGAGGGCGAGTTCTGGCTCTCCGGGGAGGTGGAGGGGGTGGCCCTGATGGAGTGCCGCCGCTGCCTCAAGCCCACCCCGGTCCCGGTGCACGCCTACTTCCAGCACATGCTCCACTACCGCCAGGGGGCGGAAGGGGTGGAGTTCCACGAGGAGACCGAGGAGGAGTACTACATCTTCGGCGAGCCCGACCTGGACCTGAGCGGCTTCCTGGCCGAGGCCTTCATCACCGAGATGCCGTACACCGCCCTCTGCGACGAGAACTGCCGGGGGCTTTGCCCCGTGTGCGGAGCGGACCGGAACCTGGTGGACTGCGGCCACGAGGCGGAGGAGCACCACCCTTTGCGGGCGCTCAAGGGTCTACTCCCCGAGCTTTAG
- the fabF gene encoding beta-ketoacyl-ACP synthase II → MRRVVITGLGPVSPIGVGAEAFHKAQLEGRSGIRRITRFDASALPVQIAGEVDVEVEAYLDKRELRRLDRFVQLALVAAELALKDAGLEVDRLDPTRVGTLVGSGIGGMETWEAQSRVFLEKGPNRISPFFIPMMIANMASAQIAMRYGFMGPSSTVVTACATGSDALGSALRMIQLGEADVVFAGGTEAAVTPMAIGAFGVMRALSTRNEEPQKASRPFTKSRDGFVLSEGAGVLVLEEYEHARRRGARIYAEVVGFGRSADAHHITEPHPEGKGAALAMRAALKDAGVPPEKVGYINAHGTSTPVGDRAEVLAIKQVFGEHAKRLAVSSTKSMTGHLLGAAGAVEAIATAQALYFGILPPTINLEDPDPELDLDFVPEPREARLEYALSNSFAFGGQNAVLAFRKVE, encoded by the coding sequence ATGCGGCGCGTGGTCATCACCGGCCTGGGGCCGGTTTCTCCCATCGGCGTAGGGGCCGAGGCCTTCCACAAGGCCCAGCTCGAGGGCAGAAGCGGCATCCGTCGCATCACCCGGTTTGACGCGAGCGCCCTCCCCGTGCAGATCGCCGGGGAGGTGGACGTGGAGGTGGAGGCCTACCTGGACAAACGGGAGCTGCGCAGGCTGGACCGGTTCGTCCAGCTGGCCCTGGTGGCCGCGGAGCTGGCCCTGAAGGACGCGGGCCTCGAGGTGGACCGGCTGGACCCCACCCGGGTGGGCACCCTGGTGGGCTCGGGGATCGGCGGGATGGAGACCTGGGAGGCGCAGAGCCGGGTCTTCCTGGAGAAGGGGCCGAACCGGATCAGCCCCTTCTTCATCCCTATGATGATCGCCAACATGGCCTCGGCCCAGATCGCCATGCGCTACGGCTTCATGGGGCCGAGCTCCACCGTGGTCACCGCCTGCGCCACCGGCTCGGACGCCCTGGGAAGCGCCTTGCGCATGATCCAGCTGGGCGAGGCGGACGTGGTCTTCGCCGGGGGAACGGAGGCCGCCGTCACCCCCATGGCCATCGGGGCCTTCGGGGTGATGCGGGCCCTCTCCACCCGGAACGAGGAGCCCCAGAAGGCGAGCCGCCCCTTCACCAAGAGCCGGGACGGGTTCGTCCTCTCGGAGGGGGCGGGGGTTCTGGTCCTGGAGGAGTACGAGCACGCCCGGCGCCGGGGGGCCAGGATCTACGCGGAGGTGGTGGGCTTCGGCCGGAGCGCGGACGCCCACCACATCACCGAGCCCCACCCCGAGGGAAAGGGGGCGGCCTTGGCCATGCGGGCGGCCCTGAAGGACGCGGGGGTTCCGCCGGAGAAGGTGGGCTACATCAACGCCCACGGGACCAGCACCCCGGTGGGGGACCGGGCGGAGGTGCTGGCCATCAAGCAGGTCTTCGGGGAGCACGCGAAAAGGCTCGCCGTCTCCTCCACCAAGAGCATGACCGGCCACCTCCTGGGGGCGGCGGGGGCGGTGGAGGCCATCGCCACGGCCCAGGCCCTGTACTTCGGCATCCTCCCCCCCACCATCAACCTCGAGGACCCCGACCCCGAGCTGGACCTGGACTTCGTCCCCGAGCCCCGGGAGGCCCGCTTGGAGTACGCCCTTTCCAACTCCTTCGCCTTCGGTGGGCAGAACGCGGTGCTGGCCTTCAGGAAGGTGGAATGA
- a CDS encoding beta-ketoacyl-ACP synthase III, with the protein MSGILALGTYVPERVLTNEDLEKTLDTSDEWITERTGIKERHIGREDEYTSDLAFQAVEDLLRRHPQALEGVDGVIVATNTPDALFPATAALVQARFGLQAFAYDLLAGCPGWVYGLAQAHALVESGLARKVLVVGAEALSKILDWNDRSTAVLFGDAGGAAVVGKVREGFGFRSFVLGADGTGGKELYHACVAPRLPDGTSMRNRLYMNGREVFKFAVRVMNTATLEAIEKAGLTPEDIRLFVPHQANLRIIDAARERLGLPWERVVVNVQKYGNTSTASIPLALKEAAEEGRLREGDHVLLVSFGAGLTWAAAVLTWGGA; encoded by the coding sequence ATGAGCGGCATCCTGGCCCTAGGCACCTATGTGCCGGAACGGGTCCTGACCAACGAGGACCTGGAGAAGACCCTGGACACCTCCGACGAGTGGATCACGGAGAGGACGGGGATCAAAGAGCGCCACATCGGCCGGGAGGACGAGTACACCTCGGACCTGGCCTTCCAGGCGGTGGAGGACCTCCTGAGGCGGCACCCCCAGGCCCTGGAAGGGGTGGACGGGGTGATCGTGGCCACCAACACCCCGGACGCCCTCTTCCCCGCCACCGCCGCCTTGGTCCAGGCCCGCTTCGGGCTTCAGGCCTTCGCCTACGACCTCCTGGCGGGCTGCCCCGGCTGGGTCTACGGCCTGGCCCAGGCCCACGCCCTGGTGGAGTCGGGCCTGGCCCGGAAGGTCCTGGTGGTGGGGGCGGAGGCCCTCTCCAAGATCCTGGACTGGAACGACCGGTCCACCGCCGTCCTCTTCGGGGACGCGGGGGGAGCCGCGGTGGTGGGGAAGGTTCGGGAGGGCTTCGGCTTCCGCTCCTTCGTCCTGGGAGCGGACGGCACGGGGGGTAAGGAGCTCTACCACGCCTGCGTGGCCCCCCGCCTCCCCGACGGGACCTCCATGCGGAACCGGCTCTACATGAACGGGCGGGAGGTCTTCAAGTTCGCCGTGCGGGTGATGAACACCGCCACCCTCGAGGCCATAGAGAAGGCGGGCCTCACCCCCGAGGACATCCGCCTCTTCGTCCCCCACCAGGCCAACCTGAGGATCATTGACGCGGCCCGGGAGCGGCTGGGCCTCCCCTGGGAGCGGGTGGTGGTGAACGTACAGAAGTACGGGAACACCTCCACCGCCTCCATCCCCCTGGCCCTGAAGGAGGCGGCGGAGGAGGGGCGGCTACGCGAGGGGGACCACGTCCTCTTGGTCTCCTTCGGGGCCGGGCTCACCTGGGCCGCGGCCGTCCTCACCTGGGGAGGGGCCTGA
- the rocF gene encoding arginase, whose translation MRRIGVLGMPMDLGAGRRGVDMGPSALRYARLKDGLEALGFAVTDLGDVDVPVAESLPPGGGLRFLEPIREACLTLKERVAALPEDTFPIVLGGDHSLSMGSVAGVAARKEVGVIWVDAHGDFNTPETSPSGNIHGMPLAVLAGLGHPRLVEAFGSVDPSRIVLIGVRSLDPGERRLLGEAGVRVYTMHEVDRLGIARIAEEALDHLKGLPLHVSLDADVLDPGLAPGVGTPVPGGLTYREAHLLMEILAQSGRVHSLDLVEVNPILDEKNRTAEMMVGLALSLLGKRIL comes from the coding sequence ATGAGGCGGATTGGCGTGCTGGGTATGCCCATGGACCTGGGGGCGGGCCGGCGGGGGGTGGACATGGGCCCCTCGGCTTTGCGCTACGCCCGGCTCAAGGACGGCCTCGAGGCCCTGGGGTTCGCGGTGACGGACCTGGGGGATGTGGACGTGCCCGTGGCGGAGAGCCTCCCGCCGGGCGGGGGGTTGCGCTTCCTCGAGCCCATCCGGGAGGCCTGTCTGACCCTTAAGGAGCGGGTGGCGGCCCTGCCGGAGGACACCTTCCCCATCGTTTTGGGGGGGGACCACTCCCTCTCCATGGGCTCGGTGGCGGGGGTGGCCGCCCGGAAGGAGGTGGGGGTGATCTGGGTGGACGCCCACGGGGACTTCAACACCCCCGAGACCAGCCCCTCCGGGAACATCCACGGGATGCCCCTGGCGGTCCTGGCTGGCCTGGGCCACCCCCGGCTGGTGGAGGCCTTCGGTAGCGTGGACCCCTCCCGCATCGTCCTCATCGGGGTGCGGAGCCTGGACCCGGGGGAGAGGCGGCTTCTGGGGGAGGCGGGGGTGCGGGTCTACACCATGCACGAGGTGGACCGCCTGGGCATCGCCCGCATCGCCGAGGAGGCCCTGGACCACCTGAAGGGGCTTCCCCTGCACGTCTCCTTGGACGCGGACGTCCTGGACCCGGGCCTCGCCCCCGGGGTGGGGACCCCGGTCCCCGGCGGCCTCACCTACCGGGAGGCCCACCTCCTCATGGAGATCCTCGCCCAGTCGGGCCGGGTGCACAGCCTGGACCTGGTGGAGGTGAACCCCATCCTGGACGAGAAGAACCGCACCGCCGAGATGATGGTGGGTCTGGCGCTGAGCCTCCTCGGGAAGCGGATCCTTTAG
- a CDS encoding aminotransferase-like domain-containing protein: MDNTYWTERFGGSAARIQASTIRELLKLTQRPGVLSFAGGLPAPELFPKEEAAQKAAQILRERGERALQYGPTEGYAPLREWVAQRFGVEVEEVLITTGSQQGLDLLGKVFLDEGSPVLLEAPSYLGAIQAFRAYGPRFVTVAMDAEGMDLEALEEALRRERPRFIYAIPTFQNPSSALMPLSRRERLVEIAHAHGVPLVEDDAYAELYFDGKKLPTLFELDRAQGYGNVVYLGSFSKVLAPGLRVAYAVGPKPVIAKLVQAKQGADLHTPVLNQMLVHALVQEGFEARVARIREVYRAKAEAMVRALEAHMPPGVRFSRPRGGMFVWMELPGVNAQALLEEALKEDVAFVPGAPFFAGGGGENTLRLSYATMTEGEIQEGMRRLSQALGRLLALV, translated from the coding sequence ATGGACAATACATACTGGACGGAGCGGTTCGGAGGGAGCGCGGCCCGTATCCAGGCCTCCACCATCCGCGAGCTCCTGAAGCTCACCCAGAGGCCGGGGGTCCTGAGCTTCGCCGGGGGGCTGCCCGCCCCCGAGCTCTTCCCCAAGGAGGAGGCGGCCCAGAAGGCGGCCCAGATCCTAAGGGAAAGGGGGGAGCGGGCCCTCCAGTACGGCCCCACGGAGGGGTACGCCCCCTTGAGGGAGTGGGTGGCCCAGAGGTTCGGGGTGGAGGTGGAGGAGGTCCTGATCACCACGGGGAGCCAGCAGGGGCTGGACCTTTTGGGCAAGGTCTTCCTGGACGAGGGAAGCCCCGTCCTGCTGGAGGCCCCGAGCTACCTGGGGGCGATCCAGGCCTTCCGGGCCTACGGGCCCCGGTTCGTCACCGTGGCCATGGACGCCGAGGGGATGGACCTCGAGGCCCTGGAGGAGGCCTTGAGGCGCGAACGGCCCCGCTTCATCTACGCCATCCCCACCTTCCAAAACCCCTCCTCGGCCCTCATGCCCCTAAGTAGGCGGGAAAGGCTTGTGGAGATCGCCCACGCCCACGGGGTGCCCCTGGTGGAGGACGACGCCTACGCGGAGCTCTACTTTGACGGGAAGAAGCTCCCCACCCTCTTTGAGCTGGACCGGGCCCAGGGCTACGGGAACGTGGTCTACCTGGGAAGCTTCTCCAAGGTCCTCGCCCCCGGCCTCCGGGTGGCCTACGCGGTGGGCCCAAAGCCGGTCATCGCCAAGCTGGTCCAGGCCAAGCAGGGGGCGGACCTGCACACCCCCGTCCTCAACCAGATGCTGGTCCACGCCCTGGTCCAGGAGGGGTTTGAGGCGCGGGTGGCCCGCATCCGGGAGGTCTACCGGGCCAAGGCCGAGGCCATGGTACGGGCCCTCGAGGCCCACATGCCCCCGGGGGTCCGGTTCAGCCGGCCCCGGGGAGGGATGTTCGTCTGGATGGAGCTCCCTGGGGTGAACGCCCAGGCGCTCCTGGAAGAGGCCCTGAAGGAGGACGTGGCCTTCGTGCCCGGGGCCCCCTTCTTCGCTGGCGGAGGCGGGGAGAACACCTTGCGCCTCTCCTACGCCACCATGACCGAGGGGGAGATCCAAGAGGGGATGCGCCGCCTGAGCCAGGCCCTGGGCCGCTTACTGGCCTTGGTTTAG
- the fabD gene encoding ACP S-malonyltransferase — translation MYAALFPGQGSQRLGMGRALYEAYPAAREVLDRAEAALPGLLRLMWEGPEETLTLTENQQPALLAVGYAAYRAFLEAGGKEPAFAAGHSLGEWTAHVAAGTLALEDALRLVRLRGRYMQEAVPPGEGAMAAILKLPLEEVRSALEGLSEVEVANLNAPEQTVISGRKEAVEAAAERLKAKRARVVFLPVSAPFHSRLMAPAQERLARDLAQVPLKRPRFPVYSNVTARPEEDPERIRALLLEQITHPVRWVEILRDMEARGVKRFLEFGSGEVLKGLVGRTLEGAQALSVQDPESLKKALEVEDA, via the coding sequence ATGTACGCCGCCCTCTTCCCCGGCCAGGGCTCGCAGCGGCTTGGGATGGGCCGGGCCCTCTACGAGGCCTACCCCGCCGCCCGGGAGGTCCTGGACCGGGCCGAAGCCGCCCTGCCCGGCCTCCTCCGGCTCATGTGGGAGGGCCCCGAGGAGACCCTCACCCTCACGGAGAACCAGCAGCCCGCCCTCCTGGCCGTGGGCTACGCCGCCTACCGGGCCTTCCTCGAGGCGGGCGGGAAGGAGCCCGCCTTCGCCGCCGGCCATTCCCTGGGGGAATGGACGGCCCACGTGGCCGCGGGCACCCTGGCCCTGGAGGACGCCCTAAGGCTCGTGCGCCTCCGGGGCAGGTACATGCAGGAGGCCGTCCCCCCGGGGGAAGGGGCGATGGCGGCCATCCTCAAGCTCCCCTTGGAGGAGGTCCGGTCCGCCCTCGAGGGGCTTTCTGAGGTGGAGGTGGCCAACCTCAACGCCCCCGAGCAGACGGTGATCTCTGGAAGGAAGGAGGCGGTGGAGGCCGCGGCAGAGCGGCTCAAGGCGAAGCGGGCCCGGGTGGTCTTCCTTCCCGTCTCCGCCCCCTTCCACTCCCGCCTGATGGCCCCGGCCCAGGAAAGGCTCGCCCGGGACCTGGCCCAGGTGCCCCTGAAGAGGCCCCGCTTCCCCGTCTACTCCAACGTCACCGCAAGGCCCGAGGAGGACCCGGAGAGGATTCGGGCGCTCCTTTTGGAGCAGATCACCCACCCCGTGCGCTGGGTGGAGATCCTACGGGACATGGAGGCGAGGGGCGTCAAGCGCTTTTTGGAGTTCGGGAGCGGGGAGGTCCTGAAGGGCCTTGTGGGCCGCACCCTGGAGGGAGCCCAGGCCCTCTCGGTCCAGGATCCGGAAAGCCTGAAAAAAGCCTTGGAGGTGGAGGATGCGTAA
- the acpP gene encoding acyl carrier protein, translating into MSEQEIFEKVKAVIVDKLSVEEDKVTLEARFIEDLGADSLDTVELIMGLEDEFGLEISDEEAEKIRTVKDAVEYIKSKLG; encoded by the coding sequence ATGAGCGAGCAGGAGATCTTTGAAAAGGTCAAGGCGGTTATCGTGGACAAGCTCTCCGTGGAGGAGGACAAGGTGACCCTCGAGGCCCGCTTCATCGAGGACCTGGGGGCGGACTCCCTGGACACGGTGGAGCTGATCATGGGTCTGGAGGACGAGTTCGGCCTGGAGATCTCGGACGAGGAGGCGGAGAAGATCCGCACCGTGAAGGACGCGGTGGAGTACATCAAGTCCAAGCTGGGCTAG
- the fabG gene encoding 3-oxoacyl-[acyl-carrier-protein] reductase translates to MRKALITGASRGIGRAIALRLAEEGFALAIHYGQNREKALEVAEEAKARGAPLTAVLGANLLEAEAATALVHQAAEALGGLDTLVNNAGITRDTLLVRMKDEDWEAVLEANLSAAFRTTREAVKLMMKARFGRIVNVTSVVGLLGNPGQANYVASKAGLIGFTRAVAKEYAARGITVNAVAPGFIETEMTGRLPEEVKKAYLASIPAGRFGKPEEVAEAVAFLVSERASYITGQTLCVDGGLTPH, encoded by the coding sequence ATGCGTAAGGCGCTCATCACGGGAGCGAGCCGGGGGATCGGCCGGGCCATCGCCCTGAGGCTCGCGGAGGAAGGGTTCGCCCTGGCCATCCACTACGGGCAGAACCGGGAGAAGGCGCTGGAGGTGGCGGAGGAGGCCAAGGCCCGGGGGGCCCCCCTTACGGCGGTCCTGGGGGCTAACCTCCTCGAGGCGGAGGCGGCCACGGCCCTGGTCCACCAGGCGGCGGAGGCCCTGGGGGGCCTGGACACCTTGGTGAACAACGCGGGCATCACCCGGGACACCCTCCTCGTCCGGATGAAGGACGAGGACTGGGAGGCGGTGCTGGAGGCCAACCTCTCCGCCGCCTTCCGCACCACCCGGGAGGCGGTGAAGCTCATGATGAAGGCCCGCTTCGGCCGCATCGTGAACGTGACCAGCGTGGTGGGCCTCCTGGGCAACCCGGGCCAGGCCAACTACGTGGCCTCCAAGGCCGGCCTCATCGGCTTCACCCGGGCGGTGGCCAAGGAGTACGCGGCGAGGGGGATCACGGTGAACGCCGTGGCCCCGGGCTTCATAGAGACGGAGATGACCGGAAGGCTTCCCGAGGAGGTGAAAAAGGCCTACCTGGCCTCCATCCCCGCCGGGCGCTTCGGCAAACCTGAGGAGGTGGCGGAGGCGGTGGCCTTTTTGGTCTCGGAGCGGGCCTCCTACATCACCGGCCAGACCCTTTGTGTGGACGGGGGGCTTACCCCCCACTAG
- the rpmF gene encoding 50S ribosomal protein L32, translated as MAKHPVPKKKTSKARRDARRSHHALTPPTLAPCPECKTPRPPHTVCPECGYYDGRKVLEV; from the coding sequence ATGGCCAAGCACCCTGTACCCAAGAAGAAGACCTCAAAGGCGCGGCGGGACGCCCGCAGGAGCCACCACGCCCTGACCCCGCCCACCCTGGCCCCCTGCCCCGAGTGCAAGACGCCCCGCCCGCCCCACACCGTCTGCCCTGAGTGCGGTTACTACGACGGGCGCAAGGTCCTCGAGGTCTAA
- a CDS encoding NADH-quinone oxidoreductase subunit N, which yields MTLLVLSAFSVLVTLLGLFLPVRTTRRLVILGLSLGVVALLYEWGRPVRFGFYEMDTLAAALSLLALLGGLWAVGLKRTERWEYYLLVLYAALGMHLLASTKHLLVMLIAIEALSLPLYALAAWNRGRGLEAALKYFLLGALAAAFFLYGVALHYGATGSFLAGTPGEGGAYLLALGLILVGLGFKAALAPFHFWTPDVYQGSPTPVTLFMATGVKAAAFAALLRVVLPGGPALQGLGLLIALSVLWGNLAALGQKEAKRLLAYSSIAHAGYMALGLYTGAAQAVTFYLLAYVLATGLAFAALSLISEEEVPLEGLKGLFQREPVLALGLGFAALSLLGLPPFPGFWGKYLVFLEAAKAGQYGLLVLALLTSAVSAYYYLALGLSVFQPKAAEVAPALPRPLARSVVLLVTLFLLFLGFFPGAVLPALAAG from the coding sequence ATGACCCTTTTGGTCCTAAGCGCGTTCTCCGTTCTGGTCACCCTCCTCGGCCTCTTCCTCCCGGTTCGCACCACCCGTCGCCTGGTCATCCTGGGCCTCTCCCTGGGGGTGGTGGCCCTCCTGTACGAGTGGGGAAGGCCGGTCCGGTTCGGGTTCTACGAGATGGACACCTTGGCGGCGGCCCTGAGCCTTCTGGCCCTCCTCGGGGGGCTTTGGGCGGTGGGGCTCAAGAGGACCGAGCGGTGGGAGTACTACCTCCTGGTCCTCTACGCCGCCTTGGGGATGCACCTTTTGGCCAGCACCAAGCACCTTTTGGTAATGCTCATCGCCATTGAGGCCCTCTCCTTGCCCCTGTACGCCCTGGCGGCCTGGAACCGGGGGCGGGGCCTCGAGGCCGCGCTCAAGTACTTCCTGCTGGGCGCCCTGGCCGCCGCCTTCTTCCTCTACGGGGTGGCCCTCCACTACGGGGCCACGGGGAGCTTCCTGGCCGGGACCCCGGGGGAGGGCGGGGCCTACCTCCTGGCCCTGGGCCTGATCCTGGTGGGCCTGGGCTTCAAGGCGGCCCTTGCCCCCTTCCACTTCTGGACCCCGGACGTCTACCAGGGAAGCCCCACCCCGGTCACCCTCTTCATGGCCACCGGAGTGAAGGCCGCGGCCTTCGCCGCCCTGCTGCGGGTGGTCCTGCCTGGGGGGCCCGCCCTGCAGGGCCTGGGCCTCCTCATCGCCCTGAGCGTCCTCTGGGGGAACCTGGCCGCTTTGGGCCAGAAGGAGGCCAAGCGGCTTCTGGCCTACAGCTCCATCGCCCACGCGGGGTACATGGCCCTGGGCCTGTACACGGGGGCGGCCCAGGCGGTGACCTTCTACCTCCTGGCCTACGTCCTGGCCACGGGGCTGGCCTTTGCCGCCCTCAGCCTGATCTCCGAGGAGGAGGTGCCCCTGGAGGGGCTGAAGGGCCTCTTCCAGCGGGAGCCGGTCCTGGCCCTGGGCCTGGGCTTCGCCGCCCTCTCCCTCCTGGGCCTCCCCCCCTTCCCCGGCTTCTGGGGGAAGTACCTGGTCTTCCTCGAGGCGGCCAAGGCGGGGCAGTACGGGCTTCTGGTCCTGGCCCTTCTGACGAGCGCGGTCTCGGCCTACTACTACCTGGCCCTGGGCCTTTCCGTCTTCCAGCCGAAAGCGGCCGAGGTAGCCCCCGCCCTGCCTAGGCCCCTCGCCCGGAGCGTGGTCCTGCTGGTAACCCTCTTCCTCCTCTTCCTGGGCTTCTTCCCGGGGGCCGTCCTCCCCGCCTTGGCGGCGGGATAA
- a CDS encoding deoxyguanosinetriphosphate triphosphohydrolase — MKLHREDLLRLEALRLAPYAVHGSQGRLHPEEESPYRTPFQKDRDRVLHTTAFRRLEYKTQVFLNYEGDYYRTRLTHTLEVAQVARSIARALGLNEDLTETIALAHDLGHPPFGHSGEAVLNELMRDHGGFEHNAQALRIVTHLEVRYPGFRGLNLTRETLEGIAKHEPAYRPPSALEFGEGQGSLEAQVVDLADEIAYTAHDLDDGLRSGLLLPESLEEVGLVRDLARSLGLELSRLQEFGRRVLIRELLGLLITDAIEATHAALEAAQVESAEAVRRHSRRLAGLSEGVKKEQKALRAFLYERLYRHPYILRQRRKAEDVLKRLFSVYTTSPEVLPYPVQQSVEEEGLYRAVCDYIAGMTDRFALEEYARLFDPHTR; from the coding sequence ATGAAGCTCCATCGGGAAGACCTCCTCCGCCTGGAAGCCCTCCGCCTCGCCCCCTACGCGGTCCATGGGAGCCAAGGCCGGCTCCACCCGGAGGAGGAGAGCCCCTACCGGACCCCCTTCCAGAAGGACCGGGACCGGGTCCTCCACACCACCGCCTTCCGCCGGCTGGAGTACAAAACCCAAGTCTTCTTGAACTACGAGGGGGACTACTACCGCACCCGGCTCACCCACACCCTGGAGGTGGCCCAGGTGGCCCGGTCCATCGCCCGCGCCCTGGGCCTGAACGAGGACCTGACCGAGACCATCGCCCTGGCCCACGACCTGGGCCACCCCCCCTTCGGCCACTCGGGGGAGGCGGTCCTGAACGAGCTGATGCGGGACCACGGGGGATTTGAGCACAACGCCCAGGCCCTGCGGATCGTGACCCACCTGGAGGTCCGCTACCCGGGCTTCCGGGGCCTCAACCTCACCCGGGAGACCCTGGAGGGGATCGCCAAGCACGAGCCCGCCTACCGCCCCCCCTCGGCCCTGGAGTTCGGGGAGGGGCAGGGGAGCCTGGAGGCCCAGGTGGTGGACCTGGCGGACGAGATCGCCTACACCGCCCACGACCTGGACGACGGCCTGAGAAGCGGCCTCCTCCTCCCCGAGAGCCTGGAGGAGGTGGGGCTCGTCCGGGACCTCGCCCGCTCCCTCGGCCTGGAGCTTAGCCGGCTCCAGGAGTTCGGAAGGCGGGTCCTCATCCGGGAGCTTCTGGGCCTCCTCATCACCGACGCCATAGAGGCCACCCACGCCGCCCTCGAGGCGGCCCAGGTGGAAAGCGCCGAGGCGGTCCGCCGCCACTCCAGGCGGCTTGCGGGCCTTTCCGAAGGGGTAAAGAAGGAGCAGAAGGCGCTTCGGGCCTTCCTCTACGAGCGCCTCTACCGCCACCCCTACATCCTGAGGCAGAGGCGGAAGGCGGAAGACGTCCTAAAGAGGCTTTTCTCGGTCTACACCACCTCGCCCGAGGTCCTCCCCTACCCGGTGCAGCAAAGCGTGGAGGAGGAGGGGCTTTACCGGGCGGTCTGCGATTACATCGCCGGCATGACGGACCGGTTCGCCCTGGAGGAGTACGCCCGCCTCTTTGACCCCCACACGCGGTAG